The following are from one region of the Capsicum annuum cultivar UCD-10X-F1 chromosome 1, UCD10Xv1.1, whole genome shotgun sequence genome:
- the LOC107852202 gene encoding transcription factor MYB13, producing MGHHSCCNQQKVKRGLWSPEEDEKLIRYITSHGYGCWSEVPEKAGLQRCGKSCRLRWINYLRPDIRRGRFTPEEEKLIISLHGAVGNRWAHIASHLPGRTDNEIKNYWNSWIKKKLKKPSKPSANTTSITDHHHQQSHQRSQLVNYNTITSQQDIFFTQDLGTKSQVLLQDSTLFNSPSQLFFFDSGSLDSMTNAIINDATNRSTTTNNASLFQETSTLNSEFCWQVDQQQQQQLQVQTSSYAIGMDSNYLPPLIESMVPPMEIPRNNNNNNNIMVEGQENNNQLDEWSSQVDTQQCCPSYLFWDQENGSIGGDHEINIDPTTSNNMGQILSSFPSSL from the exons ATGGGGCACCATTCATGCTGTAATCAACAAAAGGTAAAGAGAGGACTTTGGTCCCCAGAAGAAGATGAAAAGCTTATCAGATATATTACTTCTCATGGTTATGGCTGCTGGAGTGAAGTCCCTGAGAAAGCTG GGCTACAAAGATGTGGAAAAAGTTGTCGTTTGAGATGGATCAATTATTTGAGGCCTGATATTAGAAGAGGAAGATTTACCcctgaagaagaaaaattgattaTCAGTCTCCATGGTGCTGTTGGCAACAG ATGGGCACATATCGCAAGTCATTTACCCGGAAGAACAGATAACGAGATAAAAAATTACTGGAACTCTTGGATTAAAAAGAAGCTGAAAAAGCCTTCAAAGCCATCAGCAAACACAACTTCTATTACTGATCATCATCACCAGCAGTCACATCAAAGATCTCAATTGGTTAATTACAACACAATTACAAGCCAACAAGACATATTTTTCACTCAAGATCTTGGAACAAAATCTCAAGTACTCCTCCAAGATTCTACCCTATTCAATTCTCCAAGCCAATTGTTCTTTTTCGACAGTGGTTCACTCGACTCTATGACAAATGCTATTATTAATGATGCCACAAATCGAAGTACTACTACTAATAATGCCTCGTTGTTTCAAGAAACATCTACATTGAACTCAGAGTTCTGCTGGCAAGtcgatcaacaacaacaacaacaacttcaagtaCAGACATCTTCGTACGCGATAGGGATGGATTCGAATTATTTGCCACCATTGATAGAGAGTATGGTACCACCTATGGAAATACCTcgtaataataacaacaacaacaatattatggTGGAAGGGcaagaaaataataatcaattgGATGAATGGAGTAGTCAAGTGGACACACAACAATGTTGTCCAAGTTATCTCTTTTGGGATCAAGAAAATGGATCAATTGGTGGTGATCATGAGATTAATATAGATCCAACTACATCAAACAATATGGGACAAATATtatcttcttttccttcttctttatga